A genomic stretch from Shewanella woodyi ATCC 51908 includes:
- a CDS encoding LysR family transcriptional regulator, whose product MKNFDFNLLTVLEVLLEEKSVTSAAARLHLSQSAVSKQLARLRDTFDDKLFERTSHGLRPTPKALALAPELRQVLNQVSQLTRPSDFEPELSQRKFRIHMVETAYSLTYPYFMPELLQQAPKIKLDSQTWHHNSMEMLLRCEVDLGIACREWDNRSLMHIKNIPDELEYVELLRDHPICLVSNHHPLLKEPWNLDTFLKYRHLQVTFGGIEHWLLDDVLKLSHLDRDIAVNMSDFTSAMQLCEQSELLLCCPAKYASQMSQNYALTTLTVPTDLIPGAYVLFWHKHFNFDLSHSWLRELIATRTIAYHQANLLS is encoded by the coding sequence TTGAAAAACTTTGATTTTAACTTGCTTACTGTACTCGAAGTTCTGCTTGAAGAGAAAAGTGTCACCTCAGCAGCGGCGCGTTTGCACTTAAGCCAGTCAGCCGTCAGTAAACAGCTAGCCAGATTACGAGACACCTTCGATGATAAGCTGTTTGAACGTACATCACATGGATTAAGGCCCACACCTAAAGCATTAGCATTGGCCCCAGAGTTGCGTCAGGTACTCAATCAAGTCTCCCAACTTACCCGTCCCAGTGATTTTGAACCTGAGCTGAGTCAGAGAAAGTTCCGTATCCATATGGTAGAGACCGCTTACTCGCTCACTTATCCCTATTTTATGCCGGAGCTACTGCAGCAAGCCCCAAAAATTAAATTAGATAGCCAAACCTGGCACCATAACAGTATGGAGATGCTACTGCGTTGTGAGGTCGATTTAGGGATTGCATGCCGAGAATGGGATAATCGATCGCTAATGCATATCAAGAATATACCCGATGAGTTGGAGTATGTTGAGCTACTTCGAGATCACCCAATCTGCTTAGTGAGTAATCATCACCCACTGCTCAAGGAGCCATGGAACTTAGACACATTTTTAAAATATCGCCACCTGCAGGTCACCTTTGGCGGCATCGAACACTGGCTTTTGGATGATGTACTGAAGTTATCTCATCTTGACCGTGATATCGCAGTGAATATGAGTGACTTTACTAGTGCAATGCAGCTGTGTGAGCAGAGTGAATTGCTTCTGTGCTGTCCGGCAAAATATGCATCTCAGATGAGCCAGAATTACGCCCTCACCACATTAACCGTACCAACAGATCTAATCCCAGGTGCTTACGTACTATTTTGGCATAAACACTTTAACTTCGATCTTAGTCATTCCTGGTTAAGGGAGTTGATAGCTACTCGCACAATTGCCTATCATCAGGCCAATCTATTGAGTTAG
- a CDS encoding cytochrome c3 family protein: MIAKLLSILKTGWTVLRKPSVHYSLGFLTLGGFVAGVIFWGGFNTALEVTNQEAFCIGCHEMENNVYEELKTTIHFTNRSGVRATCPDCHVPHNWTDKIARKMQASKEVWGKIFGTINTRDKFEAKRRELAEHEWARLKANDSLECRNCHNFDYMDFTRQSSRAAKMHSTSLASGEKTCIDCHKGIAHHLPDMKGVPGF; encoded by the coding sequence ATGATAGCTAAACTACTCTCTATCCTGAAAACGGGTTGGACGGTGCTCAGAAAGCCAAGTGTGCATTACAGCTTAGGATTTCTGACCTTAGGTGGCTTCGTCGCTGGTGTGATCTTCTGGGGGGGATTTAACACCGCCCTTGAAGTGACCAACCAAGAAGCTTTCTGTATCGGTTGTCATGAGATGGAAAATAATGTTTATGAGGAGCTCAAAACAACTATCCATTTCACTAACCGAAGTGGTGTAAGAGCGACTTGCCCAGATTGTCACGTACCACATAACTGGACCGATAAGATTGCTCGTAAGATGCAAGCATCGAAAGAGGTGTGGGGTAAGATATTTGGTACCATTAATACCCGTGATAAGTTTGAGGCTAAGCGTCGAGAGCTCGCTGAACATGAGTGGGCACGATTGAAAGCCAATGACTCCCTTGAGTGCCGAAATTGTCATAACTTCGACTACATGGACTTTACTCGTCAGTCGAGCCGTGCAGCTAAGATGCACTCAACATCGCTGGCAAGTGGTGAAAAGACCTGTATCGATTGTCACAAGGGGATTGCACATCACCTTCCTGACATGAAAGGTGTACCTGGCTTCTAA